The Lathyrus oleraceus cultivar Zhongwan6 chromosome 5, CAAS_Psat_ZW6_1.0, whole genome shotgun sequence genome includes the window CATTTCTCATTCACATTTGCCTTCTCAGTCCTCACGTGCTTAAGAGAacacccttttttctttttggcTAATCACCATTTATTGGTTAATTCCACACTCTCTTTGGTTCAGACACACCTACCCTATGAATCTAAACAACACAACATTTGGTCCAAATAACACtttccaatttcatttcataacAACACTTTCTATTCAAGCAATTTTCTTCTCCTTTTTGCAATTTAATCAACTCTTTTATTTTTAGTTCCTACCCTTAGTTTcacgaactacggagctctgattttctcattgcaccatgagaatacgtaggcatgagggtcTGAATCCTTAGCGAGCATActaattattaaaaaaaaatcctttcgcaagtaacctttagatataacactcattcgagcaaagaacaaacaaaatggtacacgttgagtacaacagatgtgaggggtgctaatatcttccctttgcataaccgacttccttactCTTTTCTCTTCCCCTGGGTTTTATAGATATTTTCGCTTTCCTTCGGGAAtaataaagttcggtggcgactctattgtatCTTCGAGTGTGTGATGCACTCATGTATTTTTTACAGCATGACAATAGGTACCCAAATCAAGCTCAAATATTTGGGAGACTTGAGGTTTTATAACGATACCGATTTTGTACATTTTTCCCAAGTCTCCTCAATCTAACCTGAATTTTATTTGTAGCCTATATACTTTCAAATCATGTAATATTTCCAAATCTTATAGAGAAAAACTTATTTTGGTATGACTTAAGAAACTGGGAGTACATGCATTGACTCGACTACCATAACAATTAAACGAAAAATTGATAAAATCCTAATTAAcatgaaataaaatagaaaaatggTAAATCtaactaaaaaataaataaaaagaaagCAATAAAGTTTCTCCCCCACACATGAACCAAACATTATCCTCAATATTTTGATAACAGTGGGAAAAGGAAAAAGAACCTGGATGAGTCAATATCTGCCTCGACCTCGGCCTCGGACTCTGGGTTGTCCATAGTTAGGTGGTGGTAGTATACCCATACCACACATATAATGCAACATATCCTCCATGAGGTTATCACGGGTGATCTGATGCTGAAAATATCTAGAGTCTCTCTCCTCTAACCCTATCTGTAACCCATGCACTCCTTCGGTCAGATCTGATATCATATGCTCATTTTGTCCGTCATAATCATGTTTTTGCTCTTGTAACTGTTGTGTGTATTCCATCACGTCTACCTACTATTTCTGCATAACTCTGAATAACTGGTCACGTTCGGCATTAATGTCAGTTCGGTGGCGAAACTCATGGAGAACATAATTAAGGGCGGTCCTGATAGCGAATAGTCACATTCTGATGCATATATTGCATCGTCTCTGCTTGTTGGTTGTGCATGGCTGCGATAATGCTTCCTTGTTCAACATCAATGGCATTTCAGGCCCACGCCTCGCGAAGGATATCATCAAGTGTAGGTTGTGTGTCTTCGGAATAAGTATCTGTAAAATGGTCAGAAAAATGTGATGTGGTGTGTGCATGTGAATCAGGAATAAGGGGTGAAAATTCTAATTTTTGCGTGTTCAAGGTTCATGGAGAACGTCATGACCATGTGGCGAACATCATGGGTTTTGAAAATGGGCTTCCACGCTTTTGAAGGCCATGGGGAACGCCATGAGTGCATGGTGAACGCCATGGACCTATCCGAAGcatttttttgtgatttttgggGATATTACTTACTTTTGGATTAATAGTACGCTTTCGATTAATAGAGcataattttgaaaaaaaattaaagggatataataaataaaatagaaagtAAGAAAGTAAGACATAACTAAAGAagaaaaatataatttaattgaataaaaatatgtgggttgcctcccacgcaacgTGCTAACGCAAAAATATTTAAGAACTAATTTGTTGTCGAAGTTCACAAATGTCGTCACGTTCAACACAAATGAAAATAACTCACATGGTAATATTTTTTCATCTTACGCAACTATACTCGTCAATAGCAGCCCCATTTTAAATGTGAGGGGGAATCCTATTCCAAAATAGTAAGTGTCCTCATTATACACTACTAATATTTTTAACTTCCGCCGTTTTTACCACTATATCATCGAAAACTTAGGTGTTTTGCTTTAACTCGAGATTATCATGCAGCACTACATGTTGTGTGAACCTGCCCTTTGATGCATACAATGTTATTTCTTTTACCGTCACAGGTCATATATGCCCCATTATGTAACTATTTCTTTTTGTTTATCGTAGCTCATTACAATCAACTAAGCGACCTCGTGGGAGACCTCGCAAATCCAACATACTTCAAAACCAATCTCAGCATGTATCGGCTATGCTGCCTCATACTTTACATGATCATGTCATGTCTTCAGGTCTCATTGAACCTGTTTTGGGAATACCACTGAGGTATGAAAATTGGTACATCAATTCAATTATCATTTTGTAGTTAACATGTCGTCCGTCTTGAACACAAATAATACATGTTGCGTGTGAATCATACAAAGATGTTGCATTTACTTTTATTCTTGCAATGAAAACAACAGTTTCGAATTAGCATACTTCATATGGAATTTTTGCATCACTGCTTGCGTATAAGCTATACATATTTGTGTTTACGCACAACAACTCTTAAACCCTCTCGTGGTCCTCAAAGAAAATCTTTTGGAGTTCCACATCTAGCAATGAATCTTACACGACATGTTCCGAAAATCATCATAGACACACTTCATGAAGTTAATGTTAGCCAACAAGGATGCTTCTCACACGATAGGTACATTGCAATATTAGTTGGATGTTTCCATGTTTGGTTGGTCTTACATTAATGTTGTTTTACTAATATCCATATGCAGTATACTTTTAAAATTTTCACGTATATAACTTTCATGATGATTTAGGCAATCCCGCAATGAGCACTCGAAGCCTGTTTTACAGGTGAAAGAACATTCTGCAAGAGCCCCACTACTGTGTCCTATTTTTACACCAACGATGAATGAAGATTTTAATAGAGACAATGATGATAATTCCGACTATGATCCTTTTATAAGTAAGTGGGATGACTTATGTTTTCACTCGGTATTTTACATAACAATTGTGTGCAACTACATCCACATATCCATAGTTTTATTTCGTATTGCATTGTTCATACAGCTTGTGTGTACATAACCACAATCCTCATTCAACTCAAAATACCATGACTTTTGGGTTTAGTATTATCCCTTATTATTTAATTTATACTTTTTAACAATTTGTATTCAATATATTTTAGCTCATCAATATGAGGATCAATCAAGTTCTAATTGGGAGGATCAAGAACCACCATTTTCAATTAGTGGGGATTGTCCAACACCTTCGGAAGATTATTCCTATTCTAACTACAGATTTCTATTTTACCATACTTTTTCATTTATAACACTTTAATTTTATACGTAGAATATTACGACATTGGGGATCCTCTGATCGAGTGTTGTTATTGTAAAACCTCAACATGGAATCAAGAGAGAATGAACAAAAATAGTCATTCTGCCAATCCTAAATTTTCATTATGTTGTGGCAACGGAAAGGTGCAACTCCCTTTACTTAAACAACCACCAGAGTTACTATCACATCTCCTGTTTGATGAAGACAGTATAGTTAGCAGAAGTTTCAACAACAAATTCGCATTTGCAACATGATGTTTGCATTCACATCACCAGGTGCAAAGTTGGATACTCGATTTAACAATGGAGGTGGTCTACCTACATTACGGATCCAAGGTCAATCGTGTCATCGAATTAGAAGTTTGCTTCCCCCTGAAGGACAACCACCTAAATTTTCACATCTTTATATTTTTGACACTGAAAATGAAGTCCATAACAGAATGCAAGGTTTAAGGTGTATCTTATACAATTGCTTTATTTCTTACCTTTCTTGATAAATGTTATGTCGTGATAATTGATCCTTTAATACAACTTTTTTAGGTTCATACAATTAATTAACAATTACATATGTAGGAACTCAAAACACATAAATCTGATCTAAAAAGGAGGTGAGCTAAAAAGAATTAATGAGCTTCATGCAAGTTACTTGACTTATCAATATCCTTTGATTTTCCCCTATGTAGAATATGATTATAGGCCGAACATATATCATAGAGACTTAGACATCTTCCAAGACAACAAGAGAAATAGACTTACAATAAGAGAGTGGCTAGCATTTCGCATTCAAAACAGATCATGCAAGACTAAAACTTTGTTGCCTTTAAGAAGACTTTTTCAACAATTTTTGGTTCATGGTTACACAATGTTAGAATCCGAAAGATTGCAATGGATTCATGGAAATCAACCAAAGTTAAGGGTGTCAAAATACAAAAGTCTTAACGAAGAAGGTGATCAAAGTAATACTCACGATTCTTCTACAGGAAAAAGAGTGTTCTTGCCTTATACTTATGTAGGTGGTAGGAGGTTTATGGATCAATTGTACTATGATGAAATGACTATTTCTAGCAAGGTGGGGTTTCCTGATTTGTTTATAACATTCACTTGCAATCCCAATTGGCCTAAAATACAAAGAATACTAAGACCTCTTGGACTAAAATCACAAGATCGGCCTGATGTGATATCGAGgatatttaaaattaaatttgatCAGCTTCTATCATATTTGACTAAGAAGGGGGTGTTAGGCAAGGTGCTTGCATGTAAGTTTCTATTTCTCTCCCTTACTTTTCaatttgtttgaaattgttacAAGTGACTTCTTACTTTCTCATATATTTCTAGATACGTACACCATTGAGTTTCAAAAGAGAGGGTTGCCACATGcaaatattttgatatttttgCATCCTTCTAACAAGTATCTAAGACCTGAAGACATTGACAGAATAATTAGTGCTGAAGTGCCTGATCCTTTGAAGGAACCAAAGTTGTACAACTTGGTTAAAACTCATATGGTTCATTGGCCTTGTGATTGGAAAATCTAAGCTCACCTTGCATAAAAGATGGGAAATGTTCCAAGTATTACCCAAAGAAATTTCAAGCTACAATTATAGTTGATTAAGATGGCTATTCAGTTTATGTGAGAAGAGACAATGGACACACAATTGATAAAAATGAAATCATTCTTCACAACGGTCATGTAGTTCCTCACAACCCAAGTTTATTGTTGAAGTATGAAGTGCACATCAACATGGAATAGTGCAACCAAAGTACTTCAATCAAATACTTATTCAAGTATATAAACAAAGGTTCTAACTGAATTTATGTTGTTATTCAATCTTATGATAATACAATTGGTGAGAAGAAGAACATTGATGAAATCGAGTAACATCTAGATTGTAGATACATTTCCCCAAGTGAGGCATGTTGGAGGATTTTCTCATATTCTATACATGGTAGGAAAGCAGCCGTGGAGAGGCTATTTTTTTACATGGAACGAGAGAATTTTGTTTACTACAAAGACTTTGAGCAAATTGGAAATGTTTTACTCAAATCAAGTGTTACTGAATCTATGTTTACAACATGGTTTGAGGCAAACAAAAAATATGGTGAAGCTAAATTGTTGACATACAGCGACTTTGTCACTAAATTTGGTTACCAGAAACCAAGTAGGACTTGGAATCCTAGGAAAAGAGGGTATACAATTGTCCGCTTTATTTGGGTTTCTCAAAGCACTGATGAATTATAATTATGGAAAATGCTAACGAGTACCCCTGGGGCACTAGTTAAGAGATTAAAAAGGTAAATTGAACATTTTTAAGAGACTAAAAATACATGTTTTTTTCTAAAAATATGTGTAATTCGATGtattaaaaacataaataattatCTCTTTTAAAGAATCTTATGTGTATTTAATAAACTAAACATATAATATTTTCCCTATTTAGGATTCTTAACCAGTTCCCTGGGGACACTGGTTAgcattgttggtgtaagccctagaggccaatacttttggtacttgtatcaaattatttattaataataaaaggctttttctttattatgtttgttgattaaagtccctagaatagctagtccgtttaatgtgtcaagtgtgacttaatcatgagatctcattaaacataaggacattattcttaaattatatgtagtcgagctttgttgtgaagtgggataatattaaagcattaagactattatgtatatagactaatgatcacgtctcatggatcatggataaggagttatcaagtattaaacataggtatgaatattaagagtaagATTTATATTgaattgacccgctatgagaatactatatagaatgttatgcaaagtgtcataagttattctcatggtgacaatggtgtataccacccttcgacctgaaaccattatggaccctagatgtagagtcgagtgtcttattgcggatcaaacattgttcgtaactggatgaccataaagacagttgatgggtacttcacgaagcatgctgagggacatgagtgacctagatgaaatttgtccatcctgcgtaacaggataaatatctacgggcccaatattgaacaagacaaggatgacacggtctatgccttgtgttcaatatagacataagggcaaaagggtgattgtacacataagtattatcacaaaggatttgtcatatcacatgacattttcatgtcttaggtagcagtgatgtgttgctagataccgctcactgtttattatgttaaatacgtgatttaatataattgctaatgccgcaaaaacctatagggtcacacacaaaaggacgaattgatgagagatagagtaaataaggaacaccaaaaggtacggtgcacttaagtgaattgtagaacatcgtaaggtacggtgcacttaagtagaatacaaaatatggtaaggtgtcatgcgcttaagtgatattggtatatcataagatatgggccacatacacttaagtgggctttttagcttacagcccacacaagtggttctataaatataacccttgtgcataagcatttgtTTAGATGAAAATTCCATTTCTCTTTTTccctcactcaaagccttcattcatagcagctagccTTCATTCAATATCTGCATTAAAGGTTTCAATggccacaagaggtaacgattctatcactgatcatgcctgtagcggggtattcgttaccattagagatattgactaaatctaaggtaaaccatacaagtcgagtcgccaccgcacttctatttatccaaaggaatggttagaaagcgaacaaaaacctaaaagttttatcgaatcaataactagtaaaaatgtcagagatcggggtaagggggttggttatgcaatgggaaggttttaagcacccaaaacatcctaggtactcctagggatcccttttcatattttgttgtagggttggtattttgtgaaaaattatttgcgcaaacatgattgaagagatgagaaaagaatatacaagttgtttacattttgtgtttggatggataaactcattgcctacgtaccatcttaaaaaagattaggatcaaaacctcgtagttcggggtaaaaatctcaaaaatgagttggtgaattgattggtccaaaagccttaaggtcttttgttatccaagggagaaaactcaacccaaaaccacaaatccaccatgtgaggatagcttcaacatgctagtgaggggttaaccctataataagcatggaagactcattgtccatcactaaggatataggtgagtattacatctacctcaaggataactcaaacctaatagctaaaggttatgaaaagttttgattaaggaagtggacattgaaaccacaaaagaagtatttgaatgggttatatttaccaatgaaaattgattacaaaatatggtcaaagttgatttaaaagttcaattcaaaataagtgttatgaaaagagagtttgaaaatcaaaagcataaggcttaggtttctaatgtttgaaaacaagtgtcaaatgtttgcacaaaagttttggcttgggttagagtggagagaagaagaagaatggctaaagtcctaataatacaagagataagggataagaaacaagactgcaaatggagttcctctcttgagatcatattgatgatccaagtagctcccatcctttggaatatgcaagcaaaataatagtaagctcaagcaacaatcaaacaagcctcttaagagatcctcaatgtatcttgtatctttcactttggatgaacatggcaatggttcttcaatttgagctctcataggattccctagcacaagagcacacacatcaaaagttttatgaagcaaatcaagaatggacaagagtgagttgagaggtttggtccttctaatccatcttcaacattaaggccttttactccaatttgcatagggaaagtcctagaatctaagtccatttgtccatttctttgcatttggtccacaacaatcaaaacaaaacacaagcacaataatatatacacaattatgtgctcaagtgagcaaaaggcaaattgcattaacataaacatgtgctcaaatgagcaaaggggaaaagcaaatgaataatatgtacaagaatagtaaattgcataaatgtaaagagcaagaattaaatgttaatggtcaatggttagtgttagtagttagtgtgccataaggcaaatttagcgctatgttaagccatcgtaattggacttatgtagaagtcacaactatctgaggccggtcaataataatataggcaacaacataagttagaggtcttgattagtgaatcaagctccaacaacttgccatgccaaaaagaagatgagaaatgatcttgtattggtttaagtcctttgcatgatttagaaagcaatctatccttaatgcaaagccattcacttgatcatttgatcaagttgaattagatttgaatcaaggaagattaaacctccgtaatcaatgctaaccatcaacctttaactcattgatcaaaaagaagaaaagaagaagaagaagaagaagaagaaatagaaATGAAggaataaagtgcattaaatgaaatggaatgtaccaatcaacaaatgctgaccaaagatagggaagatcaaggtcaattatagaaaacagaagcaaaatgaagattggaagtcaagaaataaacaaaatatttttggtatttttaatatttaaaataaaacttgaattaaaatattaaagaaaggtcaaacttcaaactcacttcaaatcaactttgaaaagtccaagtgaattatcccaagttcaacaaggtcaaacaaagtttgacaaaaaatttcagcatttttaaaagtcagaaactatttttaatcaattaaaaatgcataaaaataacctaattgaactaaaatctcaaataaatctcaaatcaattaataaattgatgagaatatttttcatagatctatcatcattcaaagaggttaagaaaatatttttgtattttttgaatatcaaaaactatttaaaatgaattaaaaataaccagaaaagagaaaattattaaaaaatagcaaatgataaaataaaaaatattaaaaatcattttttgaatctagaaattaaaagagaaataatgcaattggtcccataatttttggaccaataataaaagaaatatggattttagaaaatgaaatggaatttaaaaatgaaatagaaaataaaatcagaattacAAAAATGGAAAAAGCGcgagcccttggatctgagctcattaattgagctggcaaatccAAGGATCCACAAGCGCGCGCCTAGCGTATTCcacagtcaatgcaaccacatggatattaaagaaaagtcataacaatgaagcatggagattaaatctggagaatGCATCGCACGGCTCAGATTGGATCTGGAAAACagacggtgaccagcgccaccgtcttctccggcaagctCCGGTGAGAGTTCAAAAATGCAGAGGTTCaaatgttaactaaaatgcacgatccaggcaccattcgaaaggtgaagtgatgtacatcactcatatgccactcaattccactctagattcctattaagagagaaatcagagatggaactttggtggtgttcaactgaacttcctcgattccaacaattaaacacacaataatgatgcctctatagagaggacttcagacaacacaagatcaaggaAAATAGAgcaatgtatgatgagattcgaagcaaatttcaatcgagcaaaacctttggattgtgaagaattgagtcactctctttggttccttttgcaaacagaagcttcaatggatcaaatgaagaaggtctaggaactttagatcttaaaattcaatcaatgcaattgaatttcagatctgaaaaatttggagaaaaatgaagtttgttcctttggtatgggtgggggttcaattcagcagggatttaggcgccattaggttgaagaattgtgaaggcagggcatggtatttatagatggagagagctgaatgcatgagctaactcgtgtgcatggcaaatggattttgaattgcatgggcctgtgtaagcaagtggaaggcccaatgagggctgaaacaacttgctgagttcatgtgaaaggcaaatggacgtgtacatttGATGTAATCAGCTGATGCATGGGAAATGGAATAGCTTTCACAAAATGCAcctaattcttcatgtcttcgaaaatgatgcttccaaactccaaatgcaaccttatgagtaatggttagaaagcttgctgcataaggaacaaattctatattgatcaaaactccaattgggccttggaaaataatgaaatttgagcttgaagtgtagggtgcaaaacatgcatatgtgaagcccttctgtctcaatgattcaagctccaaatgataaattcttcaacatgaaagttgtagatattttcaagaaaatcaatttggacttaaattttgcatcatttggatatTTAATGAAtaagttatgggcacttgaagttggactttttcacatttcaatgcatttggcccaaagtgacctataatgttatgcattatcacatgtgtttcttttgagattttgcaatttttctcaacataacatttgaagtacACACAATAAGATTTCTaatgcattaagtctcacctcaaaataatgaaaaatgaatgagttatgttcttgggaagttaacccaaaattagggtttcagtcaaaatgacctataatgtcttggaatggatgatgaccttaaaagcctcaaatcaaattttgatgagcatgaaagttgttcatattgtccttaagaacagttttgctcttggggtcatctccatttgaccaacacatagaaagttaggtctcagtgtatttcaagatagtaagatgaattgactgatcaacttctca containing:
- the LOC127085114 gene encoding uncharacterized protein LOC127085114, with the protein product MEFLHHCLRISYTYLCLRTTTLKPSRGPQRKSFGVPHLAMNLTRHVPKIIIDTLHEVNVSQQGCFSHDRQSRNEHSKPVLQVKEHSARAPLLCPIFTPTMNEDFNRDNDDNSDYDPFISKWDDLCFHSVFYITIVCNYIHISIVLFRIALFIQLVCT